The Zingiber officinale cultivar Zhangliang chromosome 2A, Zo_v1.1, whole genome shotgun sequence genomic sequence TTCACAGATGGCGGAAgttatcactacaacaaaattgctcatagacatcggttttccaccggtgtctatttgattttcgaccgatgtctatgaagccgatgttaaaagtctgccattttagacatcgggttaaaaccggtgtagtatcacttaatgacaccggtcttcgaatcggttattaaccggtgtagtatcacttaacgacaccgtttcatcaacggtgtaaaaccgatgtaatattgtatgttaataacaccagttttggcagtggtaaatgaccgatgtaatattactttataacaccggttttacatcggtggaaaaccgatgtaatatgtatattttttaacagcacagatttgattttaaaaccgacaataacaaaaaaaaatacacaaatattcataaattgtacaaatattcatcattcaataatatccataaaatacacaaatattcacaaattatataaataatcttcttacaacaatatccataaaatacccaaacattcttttttacatcaaaagctagctaatagatatcaaaatcaaagtataacattctgttaacacatcaaggtacaactatctcaaatgtaatctagcatgcattcagcccactcgaaccgcacttcatcaatttcaactctggagtacttgagatttgtaaactgtaaaaatacataaatccaccatatgtcaaataactaaaacaaatgtgtgcatgtatcaaataaaatagaatactgagtttttaaaggctgctgtggaagataacgaatataacagtgaaggaagcatagaagaacaaagaaaatgttcatagttaacaagcaaatgaagagatatactatttattgtactacctctgatgccatcttccaaatctcataagcaagaatgcaactgtgccctttgtatacacatggctaatagacataatacaataaggagcaaaagctataaaattcaccatcaccacgcaatcaatgaagcaggcaaacacaaggtgggttgatatgcagtgaaTCAAAAGGCAACTGTGCCCTTTTTTTGTGGCTTTCATCTTTCCCAGATAATTCCTTCAGTGATTTTTGCTGCTAACTTGGTTTCTGTTTTTTCACATCTTTGTATTAGCGGAATGGATTAAGATTATAAAACCCTCTTACATTTCTTTTGCAGTTGGTTGATTTTGAGAGCTGGAAAATTATTTTCTCAGAATCTAAGAAAAGTGCTGGTTACTTCAGCAGAGTCTCTCTTCCAGAATATAATGTTCCTCAAGAGCAACAAGAAATGGAAATTCAAGCTAACATCTTTGCTTTTGGAGTAGTTTTACTGGAAATAATCAGTGGAAGACCTCCATATTGCAAGGAAAGAGGGTGTCtgataaattgggtaagatgcatatttgaaaatatttgatactCAAAAACAGCATCAGCTTCTTTGTAACAGATACTGAGGGCATAAACCCAAATTTGTTCTTATTTCCTACAAACTTCCGATAATCATTTGTTCCATGTAGTTTAGAAGCTTAATTCTCAACAAGCCCTCTAATCAGTTCATACAATAGTCAGGGTAAGTTAAAGGTTGTATTACCTCTATTTAGCTACCTTATCACATCCCAACTGAGGAAACCATAGCCTCGCTGCAAATCATaagtttctttcaacattatcTTCCCTTTGGAGATTCATTAGTTGGAAAAGACATAACATTGTTTGCCCTTTGGGTTCGCTAGTCTCAAGATATATCCTTCTTGATCCAACAGTTTGTGATTCATATTAGTAGATTCATGCTATATATCCACGGCTCATTGTTCTTCTATGTTATACAGGCCACAAAGTATCTTCAAAACCCACAAGAGATAAGTAAACTAGTAGACCCTGAACTGAAAAACACAAAGTCAGAAGACCTCGCGGGTTACAGTTAGCCATGTGCATGAAGATGGGGGTCTAAAAGTGTATATCTGGTTAAGTAGGGTCATACTTGATGgtagatgtacaaaaaaaaattggttctcaaaattcagaaaatacacttaaacaataaaaaaaaaaacttagtttagagtcacaaaatgaaccttttgctatgaaacaggagcccaacatttaaacaatcaaaataaggattagtattgattacccatttatcttaataggttaggttaaattcgagtatcaatcctttaatcctaaggttaccatttaagatagcttatccagccactctactcactgcatCTCCTAATCTCtatttcctttcttcttaggcaatcatttagtctccaactagtatatggtttgtataaaaaaaaagcatagcattcggtttgtataaaaaaaatcattgtaacaaaagcatagcatccgatttgtatcaaaaaatcatagcaagcacgAGTTTGTAAATCACGAATAAGTATTGGCAACATAATAGGCAATGAATGAGCCATATTGGAATTCAAGCAGGACAAATTGAACTTGAGATTAAGTATTGCATAAAGAAAGAATTGGATTTACCATATCCTTCCATAGAGATAATTTGTAAATCACCACCAAAATAGCGAGCATAGAGACGACTAATTGGAAGCCCATAACCATAACCAGCCATAATTACTCCATCTGAGCTTCCTTCATCATTTTCCTCGAGTGGATTTTTAGCAGTGCTATAGAGATATGTGAAAATCTTTGGAAGACCACTTCTTGGTATGCCACCCCCTTCATCTGATATATGAAATAATTGATAGCATATCAAGATCAGTATTCCAAAGCTAGAAAAACTAGATGATTGATATGTAACAAGAAATTCCTCGAACCATGAGTATTAACAAACAGAGAAATGCCATAAGATATAATTTAATGAtattaagaagaagataaattacaaaaattagaaaatttttgcaTTTATCCGGGTGTTATACTTGTATCAACAGCAGATGCTGATATACATGTTGGCAGTAAAAGATTTTCAACAGGCTCTGACGTATTCTCGTATGCATATAGTCAGATATAGACAAAGTGGAAGACTCTTGGATTTCACATAATCATTGTCTAGTTTAAAAATAACCAGTAGCAATGAGCCCCAAATTCATGAAATATTTGAGAATTTCCCTAACTTTCATTTGTAATAGTTTTCTGATAAATCTGATTAACCACTTTAAAGAGTGAGGAGTTAGTCCCATTATGTTCTTCAATGTATAATTGTTCTCTGTCTTGCAAATCTACATCTGGTGGTTCTGCAGTATCAAcacttttcaagaaataaaaaatGCCTGCAAGACATCAGTAACTGTCAAGAATTCccaaagaaaatataatttaaattcatatttttcaTCTTCACTACATCTAGTTTCTATTTTCTAGAGTACCTAGTATTCTGTGTTAAATTCAAATTCTGCAACTTGCCAAGACAGCATGAATTTTTAACTAATTCTTTCTTATTCTTGAAGTATTGCAATCTTGCTTACCAAGCAGAATAACAGTAATTGAAGATTAAGTATTTATTGGTATCGTACCTTTATTGTAACATCTTCAATCCCATCAGCGACAATAATTCTAACAGGAGGGGCATTCTTATCAGAATTCATAAAACATTCTTGAACCGCACGCAGAGAGTTTTTTACCAACTCAAAGACCATAAGGTGCAAATGAGAAGGAACATACCCGGTCCACAATAGCAAGTTGAAAGAAATAATCAGATAAGTCATAAATATACAATATCATCAAAAAACTATTTATACAGTAAGGATGTGAACCTCAAACAAAAAGAAAGTTATAATCATATTACTCTGAAACGAGAGGATTGGTTATACTAATTCCTCCTCCTCGCGCTCTCCCCTACCTTGTGTCTCTTGGGGAAGCACGAGTTTGGGATGAGGATCATGGCCTTCGTGACCTTCTGCGGGCTGAGGACGGGGGACCTGAGGCTGATCGCTAGGACTGTGCTGCCGAAAATTTTCTTGGAGAACCTCCATCTGCATGCATGCAAGGTGCTGAAAGGGAGGCGAGCTGTTGTGCTCACCACCTTGCCGAGGCTCATGGTGGAGGGATTCATGAAGGAGTACTTAGAGGTGGGGGAGGTGGTGGGGGCGGAGCTGCAGGTGGTGAAGGGCTGCTACTTCACGGGGGTCATCTCTTGGCCTGACAAATAGAGAGCTCTCAGGGACATGGTCAAGGCCGGTGCGGCCATTGTGAACCTCTCCAATGTCCACCACCACCAACTCTCGGCCAAGGTTTGACCTAAATTTCTTTCGATTCCACGTTAGTCGATCAAAGATATGAGTTAAAagtgattgttttatttttcaggaAATTTATGTCGTGAGAGAGGAGGAATCAAGGAGTGAGAGCAGCAAAATGCCGAGAAACAAGTACCCGAAGCCACTTGTGTTCCATGACGGAAGACTGGCTTTTCTCCCGACGCCATGCGAGATGATGGCGTTCTTCATGTGGATACCCGTGGCAATCCCTTTGGCCGTGTTCAGGATCGCGATGGGGATCGTTTTCCCTTATAAAATATCCATCTTCATCGCCGCTGTCACCGGAATCCGATTCCGGAGGGCCGGAGATGGGAAAGCGAACGGGGAGAAGAAGGGGGTGGTGTACGTGTGCACGCACCGGACGCTGTTGGACACGGTGATGCTGTGCTCGGCGCTGGAGAGGACGGTGCCGGCCGTGACGTACAGCCTGAGCCGGGTGTCGGAGGCGTTGGCGCCGATGCGGACTGTGCGGCTGACCCGGGACAGGGGACGAGACACGGCTATGATGCGGCGACTGCTGGCGGTGGAGGGGGGCCTGGCGGTGTGCCCGGAGGGGACGACGTGCCGGGAGCCGTACCTGTTGCGGTTCAGCCCGCTGTTCGCGGAGGTGGCGGAGGAGGTGGTACCGGTGGCTCTGGACGCGCGGGTGGGAATGCTGTACGCTAccaaggcctcctcttctcaaccaaatggaggagttggaggagatgcggtgtggttggacggagaagcaagttcgtcgtgtcttgatcctgatcgggagaggatctaggaaggggggaagagggagatgaggttgagagagatggtcggaggtttaggtttagactgagagagatggtcggatggtcggaggtttaggttatcACGAGAGAGatgtcgcgcggaggaagggcgggataaagatttaggtttggagggaattcacagtgtgcagattttggctagtggggaaaaattaaaatattatttgggttcattaacatcggattttaaaaatcgatgttaaaatcggtgtctattaaccaaaaaaagggcgctcatagacatcgcctaaaaaaacgatgtctatgagctaaaatctgcgctcatagacaccggtttttagaaaaaccgatgtaaaatactcaaagacatcgattttagcctaaaaccgttgttgttccactgatatctatgagcgattttgttgtagtgtatcgTCTCCAACACTGCGGGGATAAGCTGCATCGTTGGAGATGCCTTTAatggggttgaaggcaccttcagctgtCCATAAAAGGCTGTTTCAAGAAGATGCAAGAATACAACTGATCTTCACAATCTTTCTCCTATGCACTGCTCCAAAGATGATCTGACGAAGTTGTAACGTGACTCCGACAACCGGAAGCCCAGAATTTCTTATTCTTAGTTGtcagtataattttaattattgtagTTAAATTATTATACTTGTAATTCTTTGATTTATTAGTGAATTACAAAAGTAAATactcaatgagtgtgggccttggtgtaggagtcgtcacaggttccaaaccaagtaaaaccaacttgtgtcaTTGTTTTCTTTACTTGTTCTTATTTCACTACGTTTTACTCAATTGTTTTTAAATGAAAGTGAAAGCCGCAAGTGCTATTCACGCCCTAGCACGTCTCAATCCTATAATCTATCCTCAATCAATAAATAGATGGAGTCAAGTGtcaagtgttcctcaccaccctatctGGCTCGTCACAGAGATGGTTAACAAACTCCCAACTGAGTCCATATGCTGCTTCAAGGACTTTCACAAAATTTTTCTACATCACTTTGCCAGTAGTCATCGTTACCACAAGATGACGTTGAGTCTATTTTCTctcaagcaagggcccaaggagaTGTTGAGGCTTATATCAAGAAATTCAATCAAATGGTCATGGACGTCGTCTTGGCTACCTCAGAGATTCTAGTGAGCATCTTCTCCCAAGGGTTCATCAAAGACAAGTTCTTTTGATCCCTCATTAAGAAACCTCCGAGGAACTTCGACCATCTGCTCAGACGAGCCACCAAGTACATCAACATGGAAGAAGCTCAGTCCACTCAAAAGAAGGATGTTGCTCCTTCTGCCCCTTCCTCTGTGCCCGAGCGCCGAGCGCCCCTTCCCACTTTGCCACATAAAGGGCCTCGACCGGGTCACCTACCACATCACCATGACCCAAGGCATGCAATCTAATATGTAGAAATCGAGCATACACGCTTCCCTGAGCCCTAACAATGGGCTCCTATGTGTAAGTATCCCATGTTGATTTTGATGTggttaaccaagttaagttaggctctGCGTAGTTGATACCTTACGTCTGAGTGCGCacagacttaggaacacaagaagtcaagcataAGATGTGACAGACGAGAAGGATAGCATGGGAATCGAATTGATGGGCTCGGTGTATCTAATGGATGAGAAGTTACGAATGAGTACACCGGTGGAGTGAGAAGGACACGCGCGACGCTTCCAAGGGACAAGTAGCttgagcggaagactgctcaaagAAAAGGTTGGAGTTGAGTTCAAGAGagctctgttggaaccccaaggttgttttggtgtgatcaacaagttaagttaggtcctgtgtgtttctaaccttgtgtctaagtgtgcaggagcataggaacacaggtagtcgagcggaagacgtagctagcgagaaggacggcagtctgagggacgaggtgctgcggaagagtacaccggcggacgagaaataagcgcgcggtggttccgagggatgaaagccggagcggaaaattgctcggggagcaagagacgcagctagcaagaaggacggcatgcggtgcgtctgagggatgaagactgcggatgagtacgccgatggacgagaaggaaacacgcggcgattctgagggacgagaagccggaaggaagcccactcgagatgaccggaagttgggttcgattGAGCCtttttctggatggcagagatcacccaagtgagcggatccggaggagaagaaccagactgaggcgggactgaaccagagaagaggtcccagatgaaaaagtcaatgcctgttgactttgggctctggggcgcctggagcagtccggggtgcctggaacccttccaggtgcccggaccagccttttgaccaagatagagttttgactcgatctgatcattgggggataaagtttatcctccccagggcgctcggaacccttcggggcgccccgaccaaggctataaatatagccttggtccagaagcttttcaacaatcacgagcattccatttcaaacacttgtacgctttagttgtagttaagcttctatttctatGCTTCAACGTTATAAGAGGCTTtttcgcctgaaggagtattaGTGCCATCactttccttagattaacaacctccccggttgtaaccaagtcaaaatccggtgcctcgttcttttctactttttatttactgcttagctaattttatacaagtgttagcttaatcgtacgagaaggGTTGTTcttgttttattcagggctattcaacaacaccctcctagccggcccaacggtcctacgagctgagacgcctcagaaggactaaccgctatctgaagcaacaaaacgatggtcggagctagcgactacccaccagcattcaagggggagcttgcttcttggaagcaacaaatgaaggtatttcttaactctgatattggtatttctttaataatgaaatctggttatgaagcaccaaagaaagcaaacAGAGAAAAGATcgacatacgcctctggaacgagaagcaacgcgatgagtttatggcaaacggtcgggcagagtttcacattctaagcgcgaTACCAaataaagatttcgacagagtcggagaatattaaagcgcaaaagaactttgggaaaagttcttaaaactctacgaagaaccggttgaagccgtcccctcaatagacatcgagccatcatcagaagaatccgagacggaagaaattaccgagacaacccCAACAGTCGAAGTACATCCTGAAGCtacaagctcatcccagatgagcatcgatgaagggggagagacttcggaagaaagcaactcgatagggggagaatcaactactgacaaggtaagtcaggtatggtctccaccttctaAACAAGTAATTAACTCATCGAAAAAATTATTCGAATCGCAAAATGCTTTGACAAAAGATTCTTACGAATCACAAATTattttgttaaaagaattttgcaaatcagaaaaattgtcgaaaactttcttcgaatattttttcgaattacaaattaccttctcaaaaaaattttgcgaattaaaaattgagtcatcgaaaaagtttttcagattaagaaatctgttgttaatagattcctgcaaattagaatttttgttaaaaaattcttgcaaattacaaaatatttcttcAAACCAATTTTGCATATTGTCGAAAGaaattttacaaattatattgtcgaaaaattttatcaagttagaatttaagttatagaaatatttttgtgaaatagaaaatcaaaaaataacagaaaatgacatgttaaaagATCGAATAAAatttttagcatgtttaatatttgttgccttaaatctaaaaaattatgatttaagaagttatgaaaaattgaaatggaaatttaaaactttctgatataagtattagtataaaataaataaataaatgcatagaaatttttttttaatgttttcaatcttcttaaattttcttgcataaatttttgggcttaaaaagattttttatggtgaaaacttagaaatttttcaaaagttattctttgacttagaattttttttctcttagctTGGAAATATTCTTTCTCGGAAAACCATTGAAATAGAttcctataatttttctaagtgtcaaacccttagattgtttttcttgaaaccccatttttattgtgatcaaagggggagaagggaaaatataagtctagggggaggtagaaaactgaaaaaaattggaatttttgaaatttaatttttttctatcatgttgcatgttattgcaataaattattttattctatgtctatttttaaccctagcttaacttgggttgatcacatcaaaaagggggagattgttggaaccccaaggttgttttggtgtgatcaacaagttaagttaggtcatgtgtgtttctaaccttgtgtctaagtgtgtaggagcttaggaacacaggtagtcgagcggaagacgcagctagcgagaaggacggcagtccgagggacgaggtgctgcggaagagtacaccggcggatgagaaggaagcgtgtggtggttccgagggacgaaagccggagcggaagattgctcggggagcaagagacgcagctagcgagaaggacggcatgcggtgcgtccgagggacgaagactgcggatgagtacgccggtggacgagaaggaaacacgcggcgattccgagggacgagaagccggaaggaagtccgctcaagaagaccggaagttgggttcgggtgagcccttttccggatggcagagatcacccaagcgagcggatccggaggagaagaaccggaccgaggcgggactgaaccagagaagaggtcccggatgaaaaagtcaacgcttgttgactttgggctttgGGGCGCCCGAagcagtccggggtgcccggagccctccggggcgcccggaacccttccgagcgcccggactagcCTTTTGactaggatcgagttttgactcgatctgatcgttgggggataaagtttatcccccctagggcgcccggaacccttcggggagccccgaccaaggctataatatagccttggtccagaagcttttcaacaatcatgaGCATTCCATTTCAAACACTTGTAccctttagttgtagttaagcttctgtttctgggcttcaacgttgtaagaggcttctccgcctgaaggagtattagtgcgatcactttccttagattaacaacctccccggttgtaaccaagtcaaaatccAGTGCCTCGTtcttttctgctttttatttactgcttagctaattttatacaagtgttagcttaatcgtacgagaaggGTTGTTCTTGTTTTATTCAGGGTTAttcaacaaccccctcctagccggcccaacggtcctacaagctCAACTCTGGATAGTTGGAGGATCACTCGTTCGACTGGAGAAGAAGTTGGATGAGTCAGCATAAAGCAAACTCATTCGGGCGCCTGGACTAAGTACGGATGCCTAGACCACC encodes the following:
- the LOC122040085 gene encoding pyruvate dehydrogenase (acetyl-transferring) kinase, mitochondrial-like; protein product: MVFELVKNSLRAVQECFMNSDKNAPPVRIIVADGIEDVTIKISDEGGGIPRSGLPKIFTYLYSTAKNPLEENDEGSSDGVIMAGYGYGLPISRLYARYFGGDLQIISMEGYGKSNSFFMQYLISSSICPA
- the LOC122044038 gene encoding glycerol-3-phosphate acyltransferase 1-like — protein: MVKAGAAIVNLSNVHHHQLSAKEIYVVREEESRSESSKMPRNKYPKPLVFHDGRLAFLPTPCEMMAFFMWIPVAIPLAVFRIAMGIVFPYKISIFIAAVTGIRFRRAGDGKANGEKKGVVYVCTHRTLLDTVMLCSALERTVPAVTYSLSRVSEALAPMRTVRLTRDRGRDTAMMRRLLAVEGGLAVCPEGTTCREPYLLRFSPLFAEVAEEVVPVALDARCIVSNTAGISCIVGDAFNGVEGTFSCP